A region from the Vicia villosa cultivar HV-30 ecotype Madison, WI linkage group LG3, Vvil1.0, whole genome shotgun sequence genome encodes:
- the LOC131659069 gene encoding uncharacterized protein LOC131659069 yields the protein MRTINAFECWPFPDKEELKHDKIMSMLPPMVVPKRSRSRRRRSRYVRNLNRSNICSTGGGTSASRENLSIRSNSRPRKIEDIIDQKKDKEKHLSMPTPPQMLINLPPPPPLPPIPTYPSMPPPPPRPPKTQLCSPSLSQIENMLNIIVLDDEEDEDPQMVSKFRKGMKRLNVELSKSNEGCLTLDKEKEELEINSLAVDIETTEESPLKLPMKRSLNKNLMVAPKINFVVNGEHNMKIKKKDKDEVKVEELTTSKSILKPDAYTIGKSRFFPKKEKKGVRNNNVELNFNGMSNIKMNHPEKSSKRGSYSGLPVNNISNQFNQENVIVVKQELFDPIDSEWKHVRDPFVKQNKQDKVSPKECPDVISPGSSLPIMSLKGRDGSIGRSITEKEKQHVVVTDFPVREESKRRHYYEGGAKIKPHSGSQLQISSEKVFQPMNLPSNPILQTNILRNNPNSLFLNNNHISHNQSLGDRRNAGSNFQEMFIGRTNPRGYGFQPSLSNAEMNDRKRGHHDASSPLRLPLSSPPSTWISSSTSTHERLLRPISSSSFPPNTWNMNFSTSSSNHPMKAMYPPNSLKNSNVYHVPIVQPTPILNQPSAIKGSHHAFSNSRKRRAVEIIDFTNPHKLPYVGANSESNIGEAEIDTSDVPRSRLGVDPNAQKSEKDYIINLT from the exons ATGAGGACCATCAACGCTTTCGAATGTTGGCCATTCCCAGACAAGGAGGAGcttaaacatgataaaatcatGTCTATGCTACCTCCGATGGTTGTTCCAAAACGGTCAAGAAGTCGTCGCCGCCGTAGTAGATACGTGAGAAATTTGAATAGATCAAATATATGTTCTACTGGTGGTGGTACTTCGGCGTCTAGGGAAAATTTATCAATTAGGTCAAATTCGAGGCCCCGCAAAATTGAGGATATTATAGATCAAAAAAAGGATAAGGAAAAACATTTGTCAATGCCAACGCCACCTCAGATGCTGATAAATCTACCACCCCCTCCGCCACTTCCTCCAATTCCAACATATCCTTCCATGCCACCTCCACCACCTCGGCCTCCAAAAACCCAATTATGTTCCCCGTCGCTTTCACAGATCGAGAACATGTTAAATATTATTGTACTTGATGACGAAGAAGATGAGGATCCACAAATGGTGAGCAAATTCAGAAAAGGGATGAAGAGATTAAATGTTGAACTGTCAAAATCAAATGAAGGATGCTTGACTTTggacaaagaaaaagaggaaTTGGAGATTAATAGTCTTGCGGTGGATATTGAGACAACGGAAGAGTCTCCACTGAAGTTGCCAATGAAACGATCATTAAACAAAAATCTTATGGTGGCACCGAAGATCAACTTTGTCGTTAACGGGGAGCacaatatgaaaatcaagaagaaagatAAAGATGAAGTTAAAGTTGAAGAGTTAACTACATCTAAG TCAATTTTGAAGCCAGATGCATACACAATTGGGAAATCACGATTCTTTCCTAAAAAGGAGAAAAAGGGAGTAAGAAATAACAATGTGGAGCTGAATTTTAATGGCATGTCAAACATTAAGATGAACCACCCTGAGAAATCAAGTAAAAGAGGTTCTTATAGTGGTTTACCTGTGAACAATATTTCCAATCAGTTCAACCAAGAAAATGTTATCGTTGTAAAGCAAGAGTTGTTCGATCCGATTGACTCTGAGTGGAAACATGTAAGAGATCCTTTCgtcaaacaaaataaacaagacAAAGTTTCTCCTAAGGAATGTCCTGATGTTATTTCACCAGGTTCTAGTCTACCTATAATGAGTCTGAAGGGTAGAGATGGTTCTATTGGTAGAAGCATCACAGAGAAGGAAAAACAACATGTTGTGGTAACCGATTTTCCTGTTCGTGAAGAATCTAAAAGAAGGCATTATTATGAAGGTGGTGCTAAAATAAAACCACATTCGGGTTCACAGTTGCAAATTTCCTCTGAGAAGGTTTTTCAGCCAATGAACCTTCCTAGTAATCCAATATTACAAACGAACATATTGAGGAATAATCCGAATTCGTTGTTtttgaataataatcatatatcTCATAATCAAAGCCTCGGTGACAGAAGAAATGCTGGTTCAAATTTTCAAGAGATGTTTATAGGAAGAACAAATCCTCGAGGATACGGCTTTCAGCCTTCATTGAGCAATGCTGAAatgaatgatagaaaaaggggACATCATGATGCAAGTTCACCTTTGAGGTTACCATTATCATCACCACCATCAACATGGATATCATCCTCAACCTCAACTCATGAAAGGCTTCTTAGGCCCATTTCAAGTAGTAGTTTTCCTCCAAATACATGGAACATGAATTTTAGTACATCGTCTTCCAATCATCCAATGAAGGCCATGTATCctccaaactctctgaagaattCCAATGTGTATCATGTACCAATTGTTCAACCTACTCCTATTTTGAATCAACCATCTGCCATAAAGGGTAGCCATCATGCATTTTCAAATTCTAGGAAGAGACGAGCTGTTGAAATTATTGATTTCACAAATCCTCACAAGTTACCATATGTGGGTGCAAATTCTGAAAGCAACATAGGAGAAGCTGAAATTGATACCTCTGATGTTCCAAGAAGTCGTCTAGGGGTTGATCCCAATGCCCAG AAATCAGAGAaggattatataattaatttgactTGA